Below is a genomic region from Trichoderma asperellum chromosome 2, complete sequence.
TAGCAAATTCGACAGCAATCATGTCGCCCAGGGAGATTGAGGACATGCTGCAGCGAGAGGGCAGTCAAGTCTCTCCTGACAAGTATGATGAGTCTACAGAAACCGCGGGCGCCACCCAGAGGCGAACTGAGTTGCTGGTGCCTGTGCTGGCAGCCTGTCGAGAAGTATGGGCCTCTGGCTCTGAGGAGATAGAGCTCATGGTCGAGAAGCTAGGCGACGGCAGCAGAGATGGTGAGTGGCTATCGAAGCCAGTATAAGAGCTTCGGGATATTCAAGCTTCAACACGAGTTTCAACAGCATAGCGGCCACCGACTGACTTGATACCTGCGTCGTTATAGTTGCCTGGCGGGTCCCTTTTGGCGACTCAAATATCTTGGAGTTCTTCCTCCGCGTCCTCGCTCGTGATGGCCTAAAACAGGGCCTGCAGATCCATATACTGCGACTGGTTGGAAACTCTTGTGCAGATACAGACGTGAATCGCGCGAGGGTCATCCAGGGAAACCACTTGGCCACCATCTTAACCCACCTGCAGGACGAGAGCCTGATACCCTTCACCATCCCCGTGCTTTTCAACATTCTTGTTGACTATGGTGAGACCGATAAACTCCTCAACCCCGTTGCGTGACGGCCAAAACAACTAACATGTCACTGCAAAGAGCCTGCACAGCTGGCCGCTTCAGAGGCCAATCTCAACCAACGCCTCATCGCTCTCTTGTGCTCCCCAAACCTTGCCAACTTCGTTGTCTTCATCCCCTATTTCTGCAAAATCCTCATCTTGCTCACTTCTCAAGAGGGCGAAACAAGCCGCGCAAGCCCGAATACCGTTGAAGTTGCCCTCAAGCTGGCCACGAGCGTGCCGTCACGAGACGACCTCGACGACTTCATATCTCTTGTCACCGTGGCGGCTGCTTACCTCTCCGATGAGAAATTCCAAGCTGCTTTAATCCAGGGccctctgctgcagcttttccTTTCCACGTTTTACCACGCGCATACTCACTTTAATATGATCCAGGTTGATGACGCCGACACGGCAGCGGCCCTGAAGAAGCTCTACGCCGCCCTCCTCAACGCTCTGGCAGACATCACGGGCAACGACCTGTTTGTTTCGTGCCATCCGTTGCAGAGCCAAGTTGCACAAACCTTTCTCGCTTGGCTTCAGAGCTCCAACCCGCAGCTGCAGACCGCGGGCTGCCTCGCTCTGGGCAATCTCTCCCGCTCTGATGAAGTTTCCACAGCTCTTGTTCAAATCCATTTCGCGCATACCCCTTTGATGAGACTCCTTTCGAACCCCGAAATCGCCGACGCGCAGCTCCTTCACTCCGCCATGTCCTTCTTGAAAAATCTGGCCATCCCAGCCCAGAACAAGCCGCTTCTCGGCAGTCTGCTGGACGTGGGCTGCATACCGAGACTGCTTAGCCTGGATACTTCCCCCCAGGTGCAGTTCACCGCCGTGTCTCTGACCCGACTGCTGGTCGTCAACTGTCCGCCCAACGTTGCCCGCGTGTGTGCCCCCTGAGCGCAGACCCGGCCAGCCCAGCGCGCGAACGCTCAAGCGTCCACGGCATTATTGCACTATACGAGCGCTCCGATGCCGAGCCCACGAGGCTTGAAGCCGCCCGGGCTGTCGCTGCCATATGTCGTGTGCTTCACTCCAACCCGGTTGCGCCTTTGTTGCCGGACTGGGAGCCTCCGGTTGTCGAAATCGAAGCAGACTCGTCCGGCGGCCCTGCAGATGCTGAAAGTCAGCGACTGGAGTACTTTTATAGCAAACATGACGTCGCTAGGGTTCTTTCGTTCTTGATCAGCCAGCAGAAATGGCCGTCTCTTCGCTCGGAAGCGTGGTTCATCTTCGCTCTCATGTGTCGGTCCAAGGAGGGCAGTCGCGTCATCATCACGCTACTTCAAATTCACAACACCATGACAGAGCTCATCAAAGCCATCACTGGGAGAGAAACTCCCCTCAGCGACGTTGGAGGTGGCGATGATATCGAGGGGGCGTTGTCTTCTGCTTCAGCTCCTGACGGCCAGATCACGTCGATGGCAGATGGTCTGGGACTCGAGCCTCAGCAGGCAGATCCTAAACAGCGGGAGAGCATGATCCGAGTGGATCGGGAGAACGCCCTGGTGATGTGCACGGAACTTCTCCGGACGTGGGGCAACCAACTACCTGGTTTGAGGCTGAGCATCCTGCAAGATCTGGTCAAGGAGGGCACGGAGATTGTGGCGGCACAAAAGGCAGCAACATTGTGAACTTGATGGAACTATGTCTACCGCAgctaaaagaagaagagatacagtggatatatatatatatatgtactaatttaaccttttctttttttggttgtcTTGGATAAGCGTCTATATAAGAAAGAAGGGTGGGCTGTAGCAACATATAGGCGtctatacatatatacatacatacatatatatatacctaatGCGTCCTATACCTGGATGAACTTCTTAGTACgttgttcctttttttgtcaGACCATTCATAGTGCACATAGCCATTATAAAGCCAATTGAACAATGAACACGGTttaaaccaaaaaaaaaaaaaaaaaaaaaaaaaaaaagaaaatagacgCAAACATTTTTTTCACGGAATTAAGAGACTACGTATGCCTTATGTGCGTATTTAAAATGCTGCCATTTGACCCTAATTTCATCTTTTTAAGTGTGTACAGGACAGGGTCGGTTGATCATGCAAATAATTCTTTGACCTGGGGACCTAAAGAGCATATAATATTCCTCCCGTACCCACGGCCCAGCACTTCCATATCAAAGCCTCGAAAACCGAACCTTTGCCACACACTTCCCGATAAGAGacgcaaagagcaaaaaacCCTTAAAACACCAGTTTCCCTTTTGTTGACAAAGTTTATTTCTTGGCAgtctcggcctcggccttgtCGCGAGCACGCTTCTCACGAGCACCCTGGTATCTGGCGTTGCTTCGGGCAACGCGCAGCTTGGTGTAGGCACCACCCTCGACGGCAGCGGGgatctcgctcttcttgatCTCAGAGACACCAGCGGAGACGTGGGCAATAGGCAGAGCGGAGGCGATGGAGGAGACCTTGTCGAGCTTGGAGACGTCGGTCTTGGTGTCACCCTTCTTGGGGGCGTTGGACTTGCgggggaggaggatgaggcgcTCCTTGTAGGCCTTGAGGCGGGCGACGTTGGCGGCAAGGCTCTCCTCGCTCAGGTTCTGTCGGCGGAAGTCGACAGAGATACCGATGGTGGGAGCCAGGGACTTGGAGATACCGGCCTCCTGTAGGATTTGTtagaaccaaaaaaaaataaacctcaTCACTCGTTTTCGTCTCTTTCGGTTTTTCGATCCCATGGCCTCCAAGAGACTGGTTTGTCTTGTCCCTGCGAGGCCAGGGGACTGAAAATGGGAATGGCGCAATCAATTCGTACCTTGAGCTCGGTGAGGGTGAAACCACGACCGGCACGGACCCGTCGGTTATACTTGATGGTAGGGCATCGCACAACAGGTCGGAGCTTGTCGACGGGGCGGGgagccagagcagcagccttggcctgaCGAGCAGTACGTCTCCGGGTCTTGCGGCCGGGCTAttcgagaagaaaaaatcacAAGTCAATATCTCGTATCCAAATGGTCCAACTTTTGCCTATGtcgcaacttttttttttttttcaatcttTTGGGTTTCAAGAATCGCGTACCTGGTCGAAGTGAGTGCGAACCCGTCGCTGCCAATCCTTGCGGAAGTCTGTGGGAACATGTCAGTCGCCGTTCATCATTGCTCGTATCGCCgtttcgtcttctttttttttcctagtCGGGGAGATGCTCACGGTTGCTGATAAGGGTCTGGTTGTGCTTGATCGCCTGtttgaaaataaaaagtcaGTAACTTGAATGAAATCAAGCAATCCAACATGCTCCATTGGGGGGCATCTATCCATACCATTGTGTCTGCTTGCGATCAACGTGGACTCTGATGCTCGTTGTTCGGTAGGCGTTGAGATTTCGGAGGATGAGGCTCGTCAAATTCGTCAAAGGGTTTTCGTGCCCTACCACAGATACGTACCTCGTTGGGGACATGCCCTGCCGCGCACCAAAAATGAATCTCAATCACGTGCTCCGCTTAAAAATTGTTAGCGCCTTGATGCCTTAGAGGGAACATTTTGGCGCCAGGCATCCGTTCGAAGCTATAAAGTGCCGTCGACGCTGCCACCATTttacttgtttttcttcttttcttcttcatactTACCTTGTTTCGAATACCCCAGTTCAAGATTCGGGGTATTCAGTTGGGAAGGCCTGCATTGCACAGCGCGGAGTCGTTCCTTGCTCCATTGTCCTTCGGGGCCATGGGAGGCGCAATTTTTGATATATCCACTCCGTTTTCATTGTGACGGCTGCTATATGCAGGcgcatgaagaagatgattcCGTAGAGTAAAaaagatgacgatggagtCACGGGACACATAGGCAGAACGCGTCACTGCAGAATTATTGTAGGCGCGTGTGGAAATTTTACGCCATAAGTTGAGACATCACATAAAGGAACGGGTATGTACCTTGCTCAGTAGTAACgtctgtacggagtacatgcagAGAAAGTTGCTTCCATTAGCTATTTCGCAGGGAGGTTTTGCATGATACGCAAGTTTTGATATGAAAAGACAACCATTTCAAGAGACGAGGTGGAAAACTGCATACCTAGTACAACGGTCAACTCTCCCATCCCATGAATATCAGCCAATTATACTCGCGCAGTAATTTTCCAATGTCCAATCTGCCCATTGCCACAATACAAAGCTTCATCCGCAAGTAGTCTATTAGCCTActttgtacggagtacgtaTGCAGGTATCAACGAGAAGCTTAGTAGCTTATCGTCCCTAGCACCAATTCTCCTCAttcttctccaagaagaaaaaaaaaaacagcccaTTTCTCGATGCCCGGGATTATCCCGCACCAATCATAAGCGCCGAATTCCACTTTGCTCGGTCTTCCATGCTTTGCACCTCATTCAAAAAATCTCACGGAAACGATCCATTTCCGAGATCAGCAaaatctctctttttcccaaATCATCCCTCTTCCCACCAATTCCCCCTCCTTCGCCGATCCCTCTCAGACTGTTGCTCTAACCACAGTCACTGAAAGAGGCTCTTAATTTTCACGCAATCTTCTTTTACTCAATTCCTCCCCttcgaaagaaaaaaaaatggcatcCCGCATGGGATCCCGGAGCGTCAAGGACGCCACCAGGTTCACCTCTACTATACCCCACGCCACATCGAAATCTGCCActtctgccgccgccgcgcccAGGACCATGAGAATCCCCGGCGAGACGCCCGAGCAGCGAGTAAAGCGATTGAGGCAGGCCCATCTGGCAGCGCAAAAGGCCCAGATCAGCAGGACGGACAGAGTGATTGACGCATCAAGGCGGTTTTTCGATGTGGCGCACAGGTGGACGGTGGGGGGGCTCGTCATGTTCTCAGGTGCGTTCGTTTGGAGCCTGCAGCTGGATCCCAAAGCTCAAAACATAACTCTTTGggaatgatgaagaggaaaggaaggaaaaactAACAGAGCGATATAATTAGTCGTCGCCGGTGTCGTCAGC
It encodes:
- a CDS encoding uncharacterized protein (EggNog:ENOG41), with amino-acid sequence MSPREIEDMLQREGSQVSPDKYDESTETAGATQRRTELLVPVLAACREVWASGSEEIELMVEKLGDGSRDVAWRVPFGDSNILEFFLRVLARDGLKQGLQIHILRLVGNSCADTDVNRARVIQGNHLATILTHLQDESLIPFTIPVLFNILVDYEPAQLAASEANLNQRLIALLCSPNLANFVVFIPYFCKILILLTSQEGETSRASPNTVEVALKLATSVPSRDDLDDFISLVTVAAAYLSDEKFQAALIQGPLLQLFLSTFYHAHTHFNMIQVDDADTAAALKKLYAALLNALADITGNDLFVSCHPLQSQVAQTFLAWLQSSNPQLQTAGCLALGNLSRSDEVSTALVQIHFAHTPLMRLLSNPEIADAQLLHSAMSFLKNLAIPAQNKPLLGSLLDVGCIPRLLSLDTSPQVQFTAVSLTRLLVVNCPPNVARVCAP
- a CDS encoding uncharacterized protein (EggNog:ENOG41): MCRSKEGSRVIITLLQIHNTMTELIKAITGRETPLSDVGGGDDIEGALSSASAPDGQITSMADGLGLEPQQADPKQRESMIRVDRENALVMCTELLRTWGNQLPGLRLSILQDLVKEGTEIVAAQKAATL
- a CDS encoding 60S ribosomal protein eL13, with the protein product MAIKHNQTLISNHFRKDWQRRVRTHFDQPGRKTRRRTARQAKAAALAPRPVDKLRPVVRCPTIKYNRRVRAGRGFTLTELKEAGISKSLAPTIGISVDFRRQNLSEESLAANVARLKAYKERLILLPRKSNAPKKGDTKTDVSKLDKVSSIASALPIAHVSAGVSEIKKSEIPAAVEGGAYTKLRVARSNARYQGAREKRARDKAEAETAKK